The nucleotide window ATGAATAGAGGCAGGGGCAATAGCAATACAAGGAAGTGATTGACATTGCTATAGGCGGTGCCGGCCGTGTAAAAGGTTACCGGTAGAGTTGTTAGCAAAAGTAAAAGAGCCAATCTCAGTGGGTTATTTGAGAGCTTCTCTCGATAGATAACACTTAAAGGTAGCGCTAACAATGTCAGAATAAATTTGGGCCAATCGACATACATGAGAGCGAGGCGCTCGCTGAGATAGCGCCATTCAAATGGCATATGGGTGGCAAAACGCATGTGTGCAATAAAGCCTCCCTGCGTGGCAACCTGAGCCAGTCCGAGCATACTTAAAAGTGCCAGAGCAAAGCCGCTGGCAAAAATTGCTGCATCTTTAATGCGTCTGGCCAGGAGCATATCTAAGATCAGGGCTGGTGCTATCAGGGCTGATGGCTGTTTAGTCATGGTGGCCAGGCTGAGGGCTAAAGCTGAGGCGATAAGCGTTAGCACCGGTGTTTTTGTGCCCTGGCTGAGAGCGTAGAGCCAGAGAGAGAGCGCTGAAAGGGCGAGTGAGAGCTGATCCACCCGACCTTTAGCGGACCAGAGCCAAATTGCCATAAAGCTCATCAGTAGCACGGTGCCACCAATGCTGGTGCGCTTGTGGCAATAGCGGCGTAAAAATTTGTAGTAAAAAACGGCGGTGAAAAGGCTGGCCAGTATCGATATTAGTCTTGGCCAGAGATAGTTTGGCTCTCCATGCTCAAATAGAGCACAGACGATAAAGTAAAAGGGAGGATAGATTATTACTGTATAAGGGCTCTGGCTGAGGGTTGAGAGTGGGTAAGGATTGAGTCCACGGGCAATTTGTGTGGATGCCCAGAGGCAGGGTCCTTCGTATTCGATGGCTTGATTTTGACTGAGCGCATAGCAAAAAAACATGGCATAAGCTGCCGCTACTGTCAGTGCCGAGATCAGTAGAGCACTGCCCAGTATTGTTTTGCTAGATTGTTTGTCCATGTTTTAAGACCCAATCGATACTGCGTCTCATTCCTTCTTCAAGTGCTACGGTTGGCTTGTACCCTAGCTCTCGCTCGGCTTTGGCAACTGAGCAGGCAATATTTTTATTCATTTCGGAGAGGACATGAAACTTCTGGTGATACAGACCCAGTCCTTGCAGTGTGCCATCGATAGCTACTGCTACTTCCGATGCCAGGTCTGGCAGTCTCATTCTCTTACCCTGGCAGGCAATGCCAAAGTCATTGGTCAAGACTTTTTCGATTGTGTCTATTACTTGATTCATCGAGTATGGTTCTTTGTCGGCAATCCAGTAGGTGTTGCCTTTAGCTTCTTCTACTTTGTGGCAAAGCAAAAGACCCTGACAGATATTGTCGATATAAGCCATTGAGCGCAGATTATTGCCACTGCCTACAATTGGTGCCTTACCATCTTTTACCATAGTAAAAAAGAGAGTTTGTCTGGCTGGCTGATTTGGTCCATAAAACCACGGTGGGCGGATTATCACCGTTTCAATTTTGCCTGTGGCGTGAGCCTTGTTGACGATATCTTCGCCAGCCTTTTTGCTTTTGCCGTAATTCATATAGGGATTGTAGGGACTCTTTTCGTCAAAGATTGTCGAGCCAGCCTTGGCAATACCGATTGGCGAGTTGGATGAAACATGGACAAAACGTTTGGCATTTACGCGCAAAGCGGCATCCATCATGGTCTGAGTGCCGTTCTCATTGACTTGATAGAGCTCTTTGACGCCACCGGTGGGATGGATTATGCCAGCCACATGAAAGACTGTAGCGCCTTCAGCATTGCTAAATAGTTTGGGCACGCCGCTACCATCTTTGAGATCGCCGCGGATTATTTCTACTGCGCTGCCAAATGGTTTGAGATCACTTACATCAGCATCTGGCAGTGCCAACACCCGTACTTGTGTAAAGAGAGGAGCACTGACCAGTGGAGCCTCACTTAGACCGTTTAGCAGTGTATCCACCAGCCTTGTACCAAGCCAACCCGGGGCACCAGTGACGATGGCTAATCTCATTAATTTCTCCCGTTTTTATGTGTTTGCGCAAAGTTGAGAGCGTTGCGTCTGGCGATGGCCATAATAGTACCTTGAGGATTGATACCAGGCGAATCCGGCAGCATACTGGCGTCGCCCAAATAGAGATTGGTCAGACCATGTACTTTGCCGTAGCTGTCGGCGGCACAGCGCTCGGGGCGCTCGCCAATGGGACAGGTCGAAAAGCCATGCACAGTGGTGAGGCTTAGAGCCGAGCGCGGTAAGGTCTCGTCGAGCCAGCGTACACTATCTAACTCGGATGTGATTTTGGGCAAACCATACACGCAAGGATAGACTTCGCTGGCGCCTGCTGCTAAAAGTAAGGTCGAGAGTCTGGCCAGT belongs to Candidatus Obscuribacter sp. and includes:
- a CDS encoding NAD(P)-dependent oxidoreductase produces the protein MRLAIVTGAPGWLGTRLVDTLLNGLSEAPLVSAPLFTQVRVLALPDADVSDLKPFGSAVEIIRGDLKDGSGVPKLFSNAEGATVFHVAGIIHPTGGVKELYQVNENGTQTMMDAALRVNAKRFVHVSSNSPIGIAKAGSTIFDEKSPYNPYMNYGKSKKAGEDIVNKAHATGKIETVIIRPPWFYGPNQPARQTLFFTMVKDGKAPIVGSGNNLRSMAYIDNICQGLLLCHKVEEAKGNTYWIADKEPYSMNQVIDTIEKVLTNDFGIACQGKRMRLPDLASEVAVAIDGTLQGLGLYHQKFHVLSEMNKNIACSVAKAERELGYKPTVALEEGMRRSIDWVLKHGQTI
- a CDS encoding glycosyltransferase family 39 protein, with the translated sequence MDKQSSKTILGSALLISALTVAAAYAMFFCYALSQNQAIEYEGPCLWASTQIARGLNPYPLSTLSQSPYTVIIYPPFYFIVCALFEHGEPNYLWPRLISILASLFTAVFYYKFLRRYCHKRTSIGGTVLLMSFMAIWLWSAKGRVDQLSLALSALSLWLYALSQGTKTPVLTLIASALALSLATMTKQPSALIAPALILDMLLARRIKDAAIFASGFALALLSMLGLAQVATQGGFIAHMRFATHMPFEWRYLSERLALMYVDWPKFILTLLALPLSVIYREKLSNNPLRLALLLLLTTLPVTFYTAGTAYSNVNHFLVLLLPLPLFIATMVESTAQAPKMGRVTALMYGSTLLLSGALLLFLATALFSPATCQRKLALNPAVEPAELKRLMQGQLVLSEDGGYGPLFGAISEPVDITTFIQVLGLDGSQARDMLKNVEAKKYAVVVINHQEFTGERKMAQWDKATIEAVRRNYRLLGQANGNCEVQDVYLPK